A stretch of the Theileria equi strain WA chromosome 1, complete sequence genome encodes the following:
- a CDS encoding phosphatidylinositol 3- and 4-kinase family member protein (encoded by transcript BEWA_027170A) — translation MATSLLEDVKSVHDVGGIIGLRKLANHVKTNDGKCTNIGALLHNSVVRAEKKDEKDNELLKLNYSVWSLLSNEVTQERCTEQKSPFGIIFGSFFVDAFKRIKLLSRDNKRPEFELCVDELTRMISSMVTGEMDRRFYQDLKPTDAKRMVFMLRTTISLFCDKVIDVLYPSGNIPLLLLSQWAKCVVDIVKLLRSLNKRCVQGFEHDIIHDLKAMLKRPFYTDFSLFGLTVKSLETVSDGIEIKKPRVSVNQNTLLIMSVLLSELLYGDKMRISGSKDNVVYTLNLTMWDGGSSTNNITKESEGIPLGPLSQRLAVEFLYKSLVMNVESDHMLLAFIFLLKSYIFIRFGSFDIYTQEHFVKYLFGEEDVGAYNTNKFVQWVETQSAENMHEHSDSECMIILETIQLLNEMFYNNLKEYHASSEIYTNTYNKRVIFMRDNVKLLNRLIFMIYLDYFRYKMKTGIKSYDSEYFDQYYQLWIVLINNVPSISNEMSDISTSILILCSKMLESTRLLETIPSIFVGEKVVYADCDILTIDSLSYTNCKTILITYLENGGSCADFLNLVYTELSKNFHVCSFRDARMNQLGVLFKIYSTLVKRDLGCFRPELLTPSRSQSDNPISRTSCGISNEEYDLCFLLEPVNENSICLICLCIEVVLYYIDELGRPSNDEIKLCFAFLNSLLIIMVDIDRILKYYGKSSNEHSDLLILILETFFRMQMKEIGQNVGSEFKNAFYRIFSICDVIFELIANKFLENEFVSVELFNNTQTSTLVPNCSTAENRGTWLSLILLFRTVISSPIKPVHNVVNSLIFFCKHNASMVDSAKGEAHKLRNSSYKQMFLTRISEMRRIVERLITHAFSRYISHVIINILETNSTGNLTEEYIDGFIKTVLLYISTVVFDDDVYGIISLMPAIIGLASAFHSNSNMDYESFVKFVHNYTRLISRKHGVSNSVPFISDISVIPLKVVYDENSLPIADNPECVKEVPLFSLESPCFCFICGLKMVVGSHTGYITICNNCGSPSPLVPTGNVNLQNLGSTIFLSSSIPVICTLTDVSFLSIIGYADGEMVQFVYKSLLDVLIQTIQVFSEFNVTGKDSSKTSETDSTNENIDIINSEKEATRKLLESASDLIALFTTRSAENMELIYGLIPKFSGFGDFLSVMCLSRDIVLKFADFFSLEVIQEFFRARFSECSFLFVDCTKSVGEIKLQYLYDYYILSTISKDNIPVTDSYAIHLSSSKNIALTLTNLSIQTISELFIRYLEIVQPCDIGKFAENLFQLSRFSNLFSMPLNRLVTSGLCITVLDRVERTSFKFKRRSDAVASIYRIILNNSAFTSLNTLFNMPLRQIMPHYQTIFGTVEYNDYTLFRMLFNMEEIGKMQNLDLQKIHKFKFYAFIRLVWFTTNPHVVVKLLFSRDAKDVTLKGALSRENICNKNKNVLELQSNYVVNIFSTYLRLQQLCTDHSLLSSDGAQSADYTHSGESVHNYADNPISQLSTEKSLNDHENSPTNRHKIYEFMEGNFIRILNLFVTTWFKEQHVSYSLKNKRIFYPEIYLYGKQDKEIQRIYNCIALIMKIYNGDLDAFCDRIIEALTICDLSEYNYKPLLECWIILSRKLSLTVLCKYSPGIVYQINRITKFDKDGLLSRIIYDIENEIKDNLTRADATVHSQYVASIINCTNDSLSCSNSIYHHFQCCASMIYSSGGQKNPYITREAAAFAASEALSKNPFIINNEECKENASDLAYAALATIYEYSDDLAKSPTSLTVACCKILGYLHFDLQTFHMEKRKGSADILRTDNSVDLAITLLTNYLIPNMHMPITSYCIQQILKFLGFHHVEKVETGKDDGEKKKNRKNNWESGYKHNEDKMDLESKWKLTFEQDVQQCLEPYRSTNFLRNKQIEEAIECQLEANTVLDIKCFVWWLLKMLPETCLNLPLFKACDLAMVQIPAVLSFLLPYIISSSVRYLTTEDCAEIGKRMAMLLCNILQKDSSTFGINWKSSFDNISAQDASSFELHDHYTSCQAIFNLIDQIRFMVDKGSHMLQEASDKDFISLVISRFKSILSAIPNILVAHAAISCGSYARGVMIIEHELTYRVSSYDFSNPIDSLGNVISNYNGSQTESLNSRGIISLLCRGYGGLSELDALICISSFVKNTNTWNAHTLQSPEDDIISHKKDEICKAFSLECKGMYRSAYDIYNTLLKESQDCKLWTCWYRIVQLLGPNSFVTFPKIADHNNISDSLFAESVTACWKLSLWDELDEILSKHKTNRNLDVIMDIDTSILEPSYTCPSAREIDVCTQNQAESFWTSLLMKDSVDVWFMEKTACSLSLIQKFKYEESFKIVDDSLNHLVRPLGLAIHESTQVGLKYLEKIAIFNTLNIVLEFYKNGEIGEDDEKTFAKSLIKKAQAFANNRCNTLVNILGTAKVALELGGRVTAASTLLIYLNKMCRLNDIKIHIPGSINLSNVIPCLKNEIIIENALTLHKNGDVEGAIQEISRVDENNFEGFYNLVKIYSESNLLISKIAVSYMHQVLELAPSSFKANLLYANYLDRLIEGRIRNSQTIKVIKGEKGRGRKKEDCSTIAGIEGIPGMFSFVELVGMTVGAYLQSLRFVDTCPLGADVSDDDSSMEIVDILTKVVTIMCFYCTPNTRQFCSGINFEDDACELFFKSINERVTSHSSAFPHYYWYSVLSQLVSRCQHKLLGATIFQNIIANLISRYPKQTLWSTLYFGHSLSSKRRRVHTEIVQLAINLNGNINNVIECYDSVFREMHNVALNRDIQISEKSATKLGIIYKLINDDKLKGVVLIPTKEQLSFEAIRNGGIVEEVYGMSENIQVLRSKQKPKKISLISSTGRLVNFLIKNEIKGDLRKDMRMMEATTYIIRMINYTDVKLQSYSVVPLSEVSGIIEFVSNMCTLRALVNDEMRKVLPNVENDTRGDINKYSQAVSDKRYSESLSLFGSIAERRPPVLHRVHFKLFRNDPAVWYNTRRQYIISSAMWNIFGYIVGLGDRHAENILFNVKNGQIMHVDFDCLFGKGTTLLIPELVPFRLTQNIVCNLGVCGVCVDGPYYSESLKFLKMLHKNQKRLTSVLMSFVFDPLIEWDGKESEQGGLSQKVLQTVQDKLRGIVNVIIPNVEIAKGRNTESKGKIFSDLKSFEMIAEPLEPKQQLQQLINAAMSPAHLSKMFVGWAPWL, via the exons ATGGCAACTAGTCTGCTGGAAGATGTCAAGAGTGTGCATGATGTCGGTGGAATCATCGGACTGCGTAAACTGGCCAACCACGTAAAAACAAACGATGGAAAGTGTACGAATATTGGTGCTCTATTGCACAATTCGGTTGTACGGGCagagaagaaggatgaaaaggataatgaGCTCCTCAAGCTCAACTATTCTGTCTGGTCTCTTCTCAGCAATGAGGTTACACAGGAGAGATGCACCGAGCAAAAGAGTCCATTTGGCATAATCTTTGGTTCATTCTTTGTAGATGCATTCAAGAGAATAAAGCTACTATCACGAGATAACAAAAGACCAGAGTTTGAACTCTGTGTAGATGAACTTACAAGGATGATTTCCTCAATGGTGACTGGAGAAATGGACCGCCGCTTTTatcaag ATTTAAAGCCTACGGATGCAAAAAGAATGGTATTTATGCTAAGGACAACGATATCACTCTTTTGCGATAAGGTCATTGATGTACTATATCCTTCTGGAAATATACCACTGTTGCTACTCTCTCAGTGGGCCAAATGCGTTGTTGACATTGTAAAGCTTCTCAGGTCGCTAAATAAAAGATGTGTTCAAGGATTCGAACATGATATTATTCATGACTTAAAGG CTATGCTAAAGAGACCATTCTACACCGATTTTAGTCTATTTGGACTTACAGTAAAGAGTCTAGAAACTGTGAGTGATGGGATTGAAATTAAGAAACCTAGAGTGTCTGTAAATCAAAACACTTTACTAATAATGTCTGTGTTACTCTCGGAACTTCTTTATGGTGATAAAATGAGAATCTCTGGATCAAAagataatgtagtataCACCCTTAACTTGACCATGTGGGATGGCGGCTCATCTACGAATAACATAACAAAGGAATCTGAAGGAATTCCACTGGGTCCTCTCTCTCAGAGATTGGCTGTAGAGTTCCTATACAAATCCCTTGTCATGAATGTTGAAAGTGATCACATGCTCCTTGCTTTTATATTCCTCCTAAAATCGTACATTTTCATAAGGTTTGGCTCATTTGACATATACACACAGGAGCATTTTGTCAAGTACCTCTTTGGTGAAGAGGATGTTGGCGCATATAACACAAATAAATTTGTTCAATGGGTTGAGACACAAAGTGCAGAAAATATGCACGAACATTCCGATTCAGAGTGTATGATAATTCTTGAAACGATTCAGTTGCTAAATGAGATGTTTTACAATAATTTAAAAGAGTATCATGCAAGTAGtgaaatttatacaaacaCATACAACAAACGAGTTATATTCATGAGGGACAATGTAAAGCTGCTAAATAGGCTGATATTTATGATATACCTGGATTATTTCAGGTATAAGATGAAGACTGGGATTAAATCGTATGATtcagaatattttgatCAATATTATCAGTTATGGATCGTGCTAATTAATAATGTCCCAAGTATTTCCAACGAAATGAGTGATATTTCAACATCTATTCTTATCCTTTGCTCTAAAATGTTAGAAAGCACTAGATTGTTGGAAACTATTCCTAGCATATTTGTGGGTGAAAAGGTAGTTTATGCAGATTGTGATATCTTGACCATAGACAGTTTGTCATACACAAACTGTAAAACCATTTTAATTACGTATCtagaaaatggaggaagCTGTGCGGATTTTCTAAACCTTGTATACACTGAGCTAAGCAAAAATTTTCATGTATGTTCTTTTAGAGACGCTAGAATGAATCAGCTTGGTGTACTCTTCAAGATATATTCTACACTTGTAAAAAGAGACCTTGGATGTTTTAGACCAGAACTCCTCACACCGAGTAGATCGCAAAGTGATAATCCAATCTCTAGGACAAGTTGTGGGATTTCAAACGAAGAATATGATCTGTGTTTTCTTTTGGAACCCGTGAATGAAAACTCAATATGTCTAATATGTCTATGCATAGAAGTTGTACTATACTATATTGATGAACTAGGGAGACCATCTAACGATGAAATTAAACTCTGTTTTGCCTTTTTAAATTCACTTTTGATAATCATGGTTGACATTGATAGGATATTAAAATACTATGGGAAAAGTTCAAACGAACACTCTGATCTTTTAATTCTAATATTGGAAACATTTTTTCGCATGCAAATGAAGGAAATTGGTCAAAATGTAGGCTCTGAATTCAAAAACGCATTTTATCGTATATTTTCCATATGTGATGTAATATTTGAGCTAATTGCCAACaagtttttggaaaatgaatTTGTTAGTGTTGAACTGTTTAACAACACCCAAACCAGTACACTTGTACCGAATTGTAGTACAGCAGAAAACAGAGGAACATGGTTATCTCTAATACTACTTTTTAGAACGGTAATTTCATCTCCAATAAAGCCTGTTCATAACGTAGTAAACAGTCTTATATTCTTCTGTAAACATAATGCAAGTATGGTTGATTCTGCCAAGGGAGAAGCACATAAGTTACGCAACTCTAGTTACAAACAAATGTTCCTAACTAGGATATCTGAAATGCGTAGAATAGTCGAAAGACTCATTACTCAtgcattttctaggtaTATTTCTCACGTTATCATAAATATTCTGGAGACAAACTCCACTGGAAATCTCACAGAAGAGTATATTGATGGATTTATCAAGACAGTATTGCTCTACATTTCTACTGTAGTTTTTGATGATGACGTATATGGAATTATATCCCTAATGCCAGCGATTATTGGTCTAGCTTCCGCATTTCATTCGAATAGTAATATGGATTACGAAAGTTTTGTCAAGTTTGTTCACAATTACACAAGGTTAATTAGCAGAAAACATGGAGTTTCAAATTCCGTACCTTTTATTTCAGATATTAGTGTAATACCACTAAAAGTGGTGTATGATGAAAATAGTCTTCCCATCGCAGACAATCCTGAATGTGTAAAGGAGgttccattattttcacTAGAATCCCCTTGTTTCTGTTTCATTTGTGGTTTAAAAATGGTTGTTGGATCTCATACCGGTTATATTACCATCTGTAATAATTGCGGGAGTCCATCTCCGTTAGTGCCAACTGGCAAtgtaaatttgcaaaatctTGGATCAACAATCTTCCTATCTTCATCAATTCCAGTTATTTGTACACTTACGGATGTTTCCTTTTTGTCAATTATTGGATATGCAGATGGAGAAATGGTTCAGTTTGTCTATAAAAGCCTCCTTGATGTTCTTATCCAAACCATACAAGTATTCTCAGAATTTAATGTTACAGGCAAGGATAGTTCTAAAACAAGTGAAACAGACAGTACAAATGAGAATATTGACATAATAAATAGTGAGAAAGAGGCAACAAGAAAACTTTTGGAAAGTGCATCAGATCTCATCGCTCTATTTACCACTAGGAGTGCAGAAAATATGGAACTTATTTATGGGTTAATTCCAAAGTTTTCTGGTTTTGGTGACTTTTTATCAGTCATGTGCTTATCTAGAGacattgttttaaaatttgcagatttttTCAGCCTTGAAGTTATACAAGAATTTTTCAGGGCTAGATTTTCCGAATGCAGTTTTCTCTTTGTCGATTGCACAAAGAGTGTTGGCGAAATAAAGTTGCAGTATCTTTATGACTATTATATTCTATCAACAATTTCTAAGGACAACATACCAGTTACTGACTCTTATGCGATACATTTGTCTAGCAGTAAAAACATTGCACTGACACTTACAAATCTAAGTATACAGACTATTTCGGAGCTCTTTATCCgatatttggaaattgtCCAACCGTGTGACATAGGAAAGTTTGCAGAGAATTTATTTCAACTATCCCGGTTTTCAAATTTGTTCAGTATGCCTCTAAATAGGCTAGTAACATCAGGTCTCTGTATAACAGTATTAGATAGAGTAGAGAGAACCAGTTTCAAATTCAAGAGGAGAAGTGATGCAGTAGCTAGTATTTACAGGATAATCCTCAATAACTCGGCATTTACTTCTCTAAATACCTTGTTTAACATGCCTCTTAGACAGATTATGCCACACTATCAAACAATATTTGGTACGGTAGAGTATAACGACTATACACTCTTCAGGATGCTCTTTAATATGGAGGAAATCGGAAAGATGCAAAACCTGGACCTGCAAAAAATTCACAAATTCAAATTCTATGCGTTTATAAGACTAGTTTGGTTTACAACCAATCCACATGTAGTTGTAAAATTATTGTTTTCACGAGATGCCAAGGATGTTACATTAAAGGGTGCTTTATCTAGGGAAAATATttgcaacaaaaacaaaaatgtaTTGGAACTTCAGTCAAACTATGTGGTGAATATCTTTAGCACATATCTAAGACTGCAACAATTATGTACGGACCATTCCCTTTTATCGTCTGATGGTGCTCAATCGGCAGATTATACTCACTCTGGAGAGAGTGTGCATAATTATGCAGATAATCCAATTAGTCAGCTGTCTACAGAAAAATCTCTGAATGATCATGAAAATTCACCTACTAATAGACACAAAATTTACGAGTTTATGGAGGGGAATTTTATTCGTATTCTAAATCTATTTGTAACCACATGGTTCAAGGAACAACACGTTAGTTATTCGCTAAAGAACAAGAGGATATTCTATCCGGAAATTTATTTATATGGAAAGCAGGATAAAGAAATACAGCGAATCTACAACTGTATAGCTTTGATCATGAAAATTTACAATGGAGACTTGGATGCATTCTGTGATCGCATAATTGAAGCTCTGACAATTTGTGACCTATCCGAATATAATTATAAACCCCTTCTAGAGTGTTGGATAATTTTATCTAGAAAACTCAGTCTTACAGTTCTCTGCAAGTACTCCCCTGGTATTGTCTACCAGATCAATAGAATCACAAAGTTTGACAAGGATGGATTATTATCAAGAATAATTTAtgatattgaaaatgaGATCAAGGACAATCTTACTAGGGCTGATGCTACAGTTCACTCTCAGTATGTTGCATCTATAATAAACTGTACCAATGATTCTCTATCTTGTTCAAATTCTATATATCACCACTTTCAGTGTTGTGCTTCGATGATATATTCCTCAGGTGGTCAAAAGAACCCATATATAACAAGAGAGGCAGCTGCGTTTGCGGCGTCTGAGGCGCTCTCAAAAAATCCTTTCATAATaaataatgaagaatgtaAGGAAAACGCCTCAGATTTAGCTTATGCTGCCCTTGCCACCATTTACGAGTACTCGGATGATTTGGCTAAAAGTCCAACTTCGTTAACGGTTGCTTGCTGCAAGATTTTAGGATACCTTCACTTTGATCTGCAAACATTCCACATGGAGAAACGCAAAGGTTCTGCCGATATTTTGCGCACGGATAATTCTGTGGATCTTGCAATAACACTACTCACAAACTACCTCATACCGAATATGCATATGCCAATAACATCATACTGCATCCAACAAATACTAAAATTTCTAGGATTTCATCATGTGGAAAAGGTAGAAACTGGGaaagatgatggagaaaagaagaagaatagaaAAAACAACTGGGAAAGTGGTTATAAACATAATGAGGATAAAATGGATCTTGAAAGTAAATGGAAGCTTACTTTTGAGCAAGATGTTCAGCAATGTCTTGAACCATACAGAAGTACTAATTTTCTACGAAACAAACAAATTGAGGAAGCTATAGAATGCCAACTAGAGGCGAATACGGTCTTGGATATAAAGTGTTTCGTATGGTGGTTGCTAAAAATGTTACCGGAAACATGTCTGAATCTTCCGCTCTTTAAGGCATGCGACTTAGCAATGGTACAAATTCCAGCAGTGctatcatttttattacCGTATATAATATCGTCATCCGTGAGATATCTAACTACAGAGGATTGTGCTGAGATTGGGAAACGTATGGCCATGTTGCTTTGtaatattttgcaaaagGACAGTAGTACATTTGGAATTAATTGGAAATCTAGTTTTGATAATATATCTGCGCAAGACGCTTCTTCATTTGAGCTACATGATCACTATACTTCCTGCCAAGCAATATTTAACCTAATAGATCAGATTCGGTTTATGGTTGATAAAGGTTCTCATATGCTCCAGGAAGCTAGTGATAAAGACTTTATTTCTTTAGTAATCTCTCGTTTCAAGTCCATACTAAGTGctattccaaatattttggTAGCTCATGCTGCAATATCTTGTGGATCTTATGCAAGAGGAGTAATGATTATTGAGCATGAACTTACATATAGAGTATCATCATATGATTTTTCTAATCCAATAGACTCACTAGGGAATGTGATTTCAAACTACAATGGCTCTCAGACTGAATCGTTAAATTCGCGTGGTATAATATCTTTACTTTGTAGAGGTTACGGTGGACTATCAGAATTAGATGCGCTTATTTGTATATCTTCCTTTgtaaaaaatacaaacactTGGAATGCACACACTTTGCAAAGTCCTGAAGACGATATCATAAGTCacaaaaaggatgaaatatGTAAGGCATTTTCACTTGAATGTAAAGGGATGTATAGAAGCGCTTACGATATATACAATACACTCTTGAAAGAATCTCAAGACTGCAAATTGTGGACATGTTGGTATAGAATTGTCCAATTATTGGGACCAAATTCCTTTGTTACATTTCCTAAAATTGCCGACCACAATAACATTTCAGATTCCCTCTTTGCCGAATCTGTAACAGCGTGTTGGAAGCTCTCCCTTTGGGATGAGTTGGATGAAATTCTTTCAAAGCATAAAACTAATAGAAATCTGGATGTCATAATGGACATTGACACAAGTATACTGGAGCCAAGCTATACTTGCCCAAGTGCTAGAGAAATTGATGTTTGTACTCAAAATCAAGCAGAATCTTTTTGGACATCTCTGCTTATGAAGGACTCTGTGGATGTCTGGTTCATGGAAAAGACTGCATGCTCACTTAGTTTGATTCAAAAGTTTAAGTATGAGGAaagttttaaaattgtagatGATAGTTTAAACCACCTGGTGAGACCGCTTGGATTGGCAATTCATGAGTCTACCCAAGTTGGCCTAAAATATCTTGaaaaaatcgcaattttTAATACCCTAAACATTGTATTGGAGTTTTATAAGAACGGAGAAATTggagaagatgatgaaaaaacGTTTGCAAAGTCACTGATAAAAAAGGCACAGGCATTTGCAAATAATCGTTGCAATACTCTTGTGAATATTCTCGGAACCGCTAAGGTTGCTTTAGAACTTGGTGGAAGAGTGACTGCAGCTAGTACTCTTTTGATTTATCTcaacaaaatgtgtagactCAATGACATAAAAATACATATTCCGGGTTCAATAAATCTCTCAAATGTTATACCGTGTCTAAAGAATGAAATAATCATAGAAAATGCGCTTACGCTAcataagaatggagatgtGGAAGGGGCTATTCAAGAGATTAGTAGAGTTGATGAAAACAATTTTGAGGGGTTCTATAATTTGGTAAAGATCTATTCAGAATCTAACTTGCTAATCTCAAAAATTGCAGTGTCCTACATGCACCAAGTTTTGGAACTTGCTCCAAGCAGCTTCAAGGCAAATTTACTCTATGCAAATTATCTTGATCGCCTTATAGAAGGAAGGATAAGAAACTCACAGACTATTAAAGTTATAAAGGGTGAAAAGGGTAGAGGGAGAAAGAAGGAAGATTGCTCCACAATTGCGGGTATAGAGGGAATTCCTGGAATGTTTTCATTTGTAGAACTTGTGGGTATGACAGTTGGTGCATATTTACAGTCGTTGCGTTTTGTGGATACCTGTCCCCTGGGTGCTGATGTATCTGATGATGATTCATCCATGGAAATTGTAGATATTCTGACAAAAGTGGTCACAATCATGTGTTTCTACTGCACACCAAACACTAGGCAATTTTGCAGTGGTATAAACTTTGAGGATGATGCCTGTGAattatttttcaaatcaATAAATGAACGTGTAACAAGTCACAGCTCCGCCTTTCCTCACTATTACTGGTATTCTGTTTTATCGCAGCTGGTTAGTCGTTGCCAGCATAAACTTTTGGGTGCCacaattttccaaaatataatcGCAAATTTGATTTCTAGATATCCAAAACAGACTTTATGGTCCACTCTCTACTTTGGACattctttatcatcaaaacGGCGCAGAGTTCATACGGAAATCGTGCAACTTGCCATTAACTTAAatggaaatataaataaCGTCATTGAGTGTTATGATTCCGTGTTTAGGGAAATGCACAATGTTGCTCTAAATCGTGATATTCAAATCTCTGAAAAGTCTGCAACAAAACTGGGTATCATATATAAGCttataaatgatgataaactCAAAGGTGTTGTATTGATACCAACCAAGGAACAGTTGAGCTTTGAGGCCATAAGAAATGGAGGAATAGTTGAGGAAGTTTACGGAATGTCTGAAAATATCCAGGTCCTAAGGTCAAAGCAGAAACCAAAGAAGATTTCACTTATTTCAAGCACCGGCCGTCTGGTAAACTTTCTAATAAAAAATGAAATCAAGGGGGATCTTCGCAAAGACatgagaatgatggagGCTACAACGTACATTATAAGAATGATCAACTATACTGATGTCAAGTTGCAAAGTTACAGTGTCGTACCTCTTTCTGAAGTATCTGGGATTATTGAGTTTGTATCAAATATGTGCACTTTGAGGGCTCttgtaaatgatgaaatgagAAAGGTACTACCAAATGTAGAAAACGATACAAGAGGTGATATAAACAAGTATTCCCAAGCAGTGTCAGACAAGAGATACTCTGAATCTCTCTCATTATTTGGAAGTATTGCTGAAAGGAGACCTCCTGTTCTCCACAGAGTACACTTTAAACTCTTTAGAAATGATCCAGCAGTGTGGTACAATACAAGAAGGCAATATATTATAAGCTCCGCAATgtggaatatttttggtTACATTGTAGGATTAGGAGATAGACATGCTGAGAATATCCTATTTAACGtaaagaatggacaaaTTATGCATGTTGACTTTGATTGTCTATTTGGAAAGGGAACCACATTGCTGATTCCAGAATTGGTTCCATTTAGACTAACGCAAAATATAGTATGCAATCTTGGTGTTTGCGGAGTTTGTGTAGATGGTCCATACTATTCAGAGTCACTCAAATTCCTTAAAATGCTCCACAAGAATCAAAAGAGGCTAACATCCGTCCTAATGAGCTTTGTATTTGATCCTTTAATTGAATGGGATGGAAAAGAAAGTGAACAAGGTGGACTATCACAAAAGGTACTTCAAACTGTGCAGGATAAACTCAGGGGAATCGTGAATGTCATCATCCCAAACGTTGAAATTGCAAAGGGAAGAAATACGGAAAGTAAGGGGAAAATCTTCAGCGATTTGAAATCATTTGAAATGATTGCAGAACCGCTTGAACCAAAGCAACAACTGCAACAACTCATTAATGCTGCCATGTCACCAGCACACTTGTCCAAGATGTTTGTTGGATGGGCACCATGGTTATAA